TAACGCTTTGTCAACACCCATAGCTATATCTGGTGATTGCTCATCTAGTGCTGTAAGTACTGCACAAGTGTCACAGTCAAATCCAAACTTAGCTCTAGTATATCCGATTTCTCTAACTGTTTCTCTTACTAATTTTTGAATATCAACATAAGTATTTGTAGATATTTCTCCAGCTACCAATACCAATCCTGTAGTAACACTAGTTTCGCAAGCAACTCTAGCGTTTGGATCCTTTGCAAAAATCGCATCCAAAACAGCATCTGATATCTGATCACAAATTTTATCTGGATGTCCCTCTGTTACTGATTCCGATGTAAAAAACTTTTTTCTCACTTTACTCACTTCTCATTCCTCCTTCATTTTTGCAAAATAAAGACAACATGCCTTTTCTGTTTTGTCCAATTTGAAGCTTCCCGTTCTCAAAGCATAAAAAAACCTCGTCAAAAGACGAGGATTGTAGACAATCAACCTCATCTTCCAGGACTCACACCTGTGGGATTTAGCACCACAAAAAGATCAAACTTTTCAGGTTGCCGGATATCATCGGGCCCATTCCCTCCATCACTCTTGATAAGGCATATTCACTATTATTTATTAAGCACTTAATTCTATCATGCCTTTATTTTCTTGTCAATCATTTTTCTTATCAACAATTCTTCTTGTCAAGCATTTTTAATGAAATCCAACGCCAAAACCAGAAAGTGTATATATGCATATGGCAGATACAATAGCTCCTAGTATCACTACTGGAAAAGAGTATTTATATCTTATATCCAAAAGACTCGCCGCTAGACATCCTGTATAAACTCCAGTGCCTGGAAGTGGTATTGCTACTACTAAAAACAAACCAAATAAACTGTATTTTAAATATTTTTCATTCTTCTTAAGTGTTCTTTGTTCTAGTTTTTCTAAAATATTTCTTATCCGATCATTTCTCTTTAAAATTTTAAATACCGGCCTTAAAAATAAAAGTAGTATAGGTATCATTGCTATATTTCCAATTAAACTCAATAAAAAACTTTCAAAAGCTGTATAACCTAATGCTATTCCCATAGGTATAGCACCTTTAACCTCAACTATTGGTGTCGCCCCTGCAATTATGACCCAAAGCCTAGCTATACGTGTCATTTGCATTCATCCTTTCAATAAATTATTTACTAATTGTCTTTGTATCTTTGCTAAAAAAATGATAGCATTCTTTTATTAAAAACTGATTAAGTTTTTTATTTAAATCAAATACTACATTCGAATGAAAAAAATATGTCAATCTTTAGTATTTAAGAGTAAAACAAAGAATTTTCGTGTATATACGAGAAAATAGGGGTATAGATTAAAATTATAGCTATTGCCTATTTTTTCAAAATCGTCTATACTAAGTCTCGTCGGTAAAGCTTATTTAAAGAATTCATATATCGGGGTATAGCGCAGTTTGGTAGCGCATCTGGTTTGGGACCAGAGGGTCGCGGGTTCAAATCCTGCTACCCCGACCATATAAAATTTCATTTCGGGGTATAGCGCAGTTTGGTAGCGCATCTGGTTTGGGACCAGAGGGTCGCGGGTTCAAATCCTGCTACCCCGACCATATAAAATTTCATTTCGGGGTATAGCGC
This sequence is a window from Tissierellales bacterium. Protein-coding genes within it:
- a CDS encoding small multi-drug export protein — translated: MTRIARLWVIIAGATPIVEVKGAIPMGIALGYTAFESFLLSLIGNIAMIPILLLFLRPVFKILKRNDRIRNILEKLEQRTLKKNEKYLKYSLFGLFLVVAIPLPGTGVYTGCLAASLLDIRYKYSFPVVILGAIVSAICIYTLSGFGVGFH